In Alphaproteobacteria bacterium, the following proteins share a genomic window:
- a CDS encoding enoyl-CoA hydratase: MALDNGGARDLLREDRGKVAILTMNRPEARNALSESLLSDLQTELDRIKDDESIHVVVLRGEGPGFCAGHDLKEMMANRSRAYYEWLLEKCTRVMESIKALPQPVIAAVHGIATAAGAQLAATCDMVIASQEARFATPGVNIGTWCSTPMVAVSRSAHQKAAMEMLLTGDLYDAEAAQRFGLVNRVVPATSLMDEALALAEKIAAKSRLVVSLGKEAFYRQGEMEQSDAYQYAAGVMTHNLLKDDASEGIKAFLQKRTPNWTNR; the protein is encoded by the coding sequence ATGAATCGACCGGAAGCGCGCAATGCGCTGTCGGAATCCTTGTTGTCGGATTTGCAGACGGAACTCGACCGTATCAAGGACGACGAGTCGATTCACGTGGTGGTGCTGCGGGGCGAGGGTCCCGGCTTTTGTGCCGGTCACGACCTGAAAGAGATGATGGCGAACCGCAGCCGCGCCTATTACGAGTGGCTGCTGGAAAAATGCACCCGCGTGATGGAATCCATCAAGGCGCTGCCCCAGCCGGTGATTGCGGCGGTGCATGGCATCGCCACCGCGGCCGGCGCCCAGCTGGCCGCGACCTGCGACATGGTCATCGCCTCGCAGGAAGCGCGCTTCGCCACGCCCGGCGTCAATATCGGCACCTGGTGCTCGACGCCGATGGTGGCGGTTTCGCGCAGCGCGCACCAGAAGGCGGCGATGGAAATGCTGCTGACCGGCGACCTCTACGACGCGGAAGCCGCCCAGCGCTTCGGTCTGGTCAACCGGGTGGTGCCGGCCACGTCGCTGATGGACGAGGCCCTGGCCCTGGCCGAGAAGATCGCGGCCAAGTCGCGCCTGGTGGTGAGCCTCGGCAAGGAGGCGTTCTACCGGCAGGGCGAGATGGAGCAGTCCGACGCCTACCAGTATGCCGCGGGCGTGATGACCCACAATCTGCTGAAGGACGACGCGTCCGAAGGCATCAAGGCGTTTTTGCAGAAGCGCACGCCGAACTGGACCAACCGGTAA
- a CDS encoding aspartate kinase, whose product MARIVQKFGGTSVADLDRIRNAAARVKRAVDAGDQVAVVVSAMAGETNRLVDLVRQASPLHDAREYDAVVASGEQVTSGLMAVVLQGMGVPARSFQGWQVPLKTDGSHSRARIRDIDPALMLERMAEGVVPVIAGFQGVSDAGRITTLGRGGSDTSAVALAAALGADRCDIYTDVDGVYTCDPRIVTRARKLERITYEEMLEMASLGAKVLQTRSVELAMNHRVRVQVLSSFEDKPGTLVVDEDEIMEQEVVSGIAYNRDEAKVTLRQVSDRPGVAATIFGPLADAGINVDMIVQNVSADGETTDLTFTVGKADLDRVQALLQDKRAEIGFREVIADASVVKVSIIGVGMRSHAGVAQKMFSTLAEKGINIQVISTSEIKVSILISEDYAELALRALHTAYDLDAAA is encoded by the coding sequence GTGGCCCGCATCGTACAGAAATTCGGCGGCACCTCCGTCGCGGACCTGGACCGTATCCGCAACGCGGCCGCGCGGGTCAAACGCGCGGTCGACGCCGGCGACCAGGTCGCCGTGGTCGTCTCGGCCATGGCCGGCGAGACCAACCGGCTGGTCGACCTGGTGCGCCAGGCGAGTCCGCTGCACGACGCCCGCGAATACGACGCCGTCGTCGCCAGCGGCGAGCAGGTGACCAGCGGCCTGATGGCCGTGGTGTTGCAGGGCATGGGCGTGCCCGCCCGCTCGTTCCAGGGCTGGCAGGTGCCGCTCAAGACCGATGGCAGCCACAGCCGCGCCCGCATCCGCGACATCGACCCGGCGTTGATGCTGGAGCGCATGGCGGAGGGCGTGGTGCCGGTGATCGCCGGCTTCCAGGGCGTGAGCGATGCCGGCCGCATCACGACGCTGGGCCGTGGCGGCTCGGACACGTCGGCGGTGGCACTGGCGGCGGCGCTGGGCGCCGACCGCTGCGATATCTATACGGACGTGGACGGCGTCTACACCTGCGACCCGCGCATCGTCACGCGCGCGCGCAAGCTGGAGCGCATCACGTACGAGGAAATGCTGGAAATGGCGTCGCTGGGCGCCAAGGTGCTGCAAACCCGCTCGGTCGAGCTGGCGATGAACCATCGCGTGCGGGTGCAGGTGCTCTCCAGCTTCGAGGACAAGCCAGGAACCCTGGTGGTGGATGAGGACGAGATCATGGAACAAGAGGTCGTCAGCGGCATTGCCTACAACCGCGACGAAGCCAAGGTGACGCTGCGTCAGGTGTCGGACCGGCCGGGCGTGGCCGCGACGATATTCGGGCCGCTGGCCGATGCCGGCATCAATGTCGACATGATCGTCCAGAACGTCTCGGCCGATGGCGAGACCACGGACCTGACCTTCACCGTCGGCAAGGCCGATCTGGACCGGGTGCAGGCCCTGCTTCAGGACAAGCGGGCCGAGATCGGCTTCCGCGAGGTCATCGCCGACGCCAGCGTGGTCAAGGTCTCGATCATCGGCGTCGGCATGCGCAGCCATGCGGGCGTGGCCCAGAAGATGTTCTCCACCCTGGCGGAGAAGGGCATCAACATCCAGGTGATCTCCACCTCCGAGATCAAGGTCAGCATCCTGATCTCCGAGGATTATGCGGAACTCGCCCTCCGCGCCCTGCACACCGCCTACGACCTCGACGCGGCGGCCTGA
- a CDS encoding acyl-CoA dehydrogenase family protein, with amino-acid sequence MPEPGVDGESLALILAGVRRLVDEVLIPAEAETDASGAIPARVVRHIREIGLFGLTVPQEYGGLGLSLAQEVAVVFELCRASPSFRSLIGTTVSAGGKALMIDGTADQKRRHLPGIARGETIVSFCLTEPGSGSDAAGLSTAARRDGDFWVLNGTKRFISNAPHAGLFIVMARSETDSTGARGVSAFLVEAGTPGVQVQPAWNKMGQKGAAVADVVFEDARIPADALLGGREGQGFRTAMKSLDAGRIHIAAVAVGLATRLVEEAIAHAREREQFGEPLAGFQLIQGMLADSEADRLAARALVEAAARRADAGEDVRREAAAAKLFATEACWRIADRAVQIHGGYGYMRDYAVERLFRDARLLRLFEGTSQIMQVVIARDMVA; translated from the coding sequence ATGCCTGAGCCCGGCGTGGACGGGGAGAGCCTCGCCCTGATCCTGGCCGGCGTCCGCCGTCTGGTCGACGAGGTGCTGATCCCGGCCGAGGCGGAAACCGACGCCAGCGGCGCAATCCCCGCCCGCGTCGTGCGGCACATCCGCGAGATCGGCCTGTTCGGCCTGACCGTGCCCCAGGAATACGGCGGCCTCGGCCTGTCGCTGGCGCAGGAAGTGGCGGTGGTGTTCGAACTGTGCCGCGCCTCGCCCTCGTTCCGCTCGCTGATCGGCACCACGGTCAGCGCCGGCGGCAAGGCGCTGATGATCGACGGCACGGCGGACCAGAAACGGCGCCACCTGCCCGGCATCGCCCGCGGCGAGACCATCGTCTCCTTCTGCCTGACCGAACCCGGCAGCGGCTCCGATGCCGCCGGCCTCAGCACCGCCGCCCGCCGGGACGGCGACTTCTGGGTGCTGAACGGCACCAAGCGCTTCATCTCTAACGCGCCGCATGCGGGCCTGTTCATCGTCATGGCCCGGAGCGAGACGGACTCGACGGGCGCGCGCGGCGTCTCGGCCTTTCTGGTGGAGGCGGGCACGCCCGGCGTGCAAGTGCAGCCGGCCTGGAACAAGATGGGCCAGAAGGGCGCCGCCGTCGCCGATGTGGTGTTCGAAGACGCCCGCATCCCCGCCGACGCCCTGCTCGGCGGCCGCGAGGGCCAGGGCTTCCGCACCGCCATGAAGTCGCTGGACGCCGGCCGCATCCACATTGCCGCCGTCGCCGTCGGCCTCGCCACGCGGCTGGTGGAGGAAGCCATCGCCCATGCCCGGGAGCGCGAGCAGTTCGGCGAACCTCTGGCCGGGTTCCAGCTGATCCAGGGCATGCTGGCCGACAGCGAGGCCGACCGCCTCGCCGCCCGCGCCCTGGTGGAGGCCGCGGCCCGACGTGCCGACGCCGGCGAGGATGTCCGGCGCGAAGCCGCCGCCGCCAAGCTGTTCGCGACCGAGGCCTGCTGGCGCATCGCCGACCGCGCCGTGCAGATCCACGGCGGCTATGGCTATATGCGGGATTATGCGGTGGAACGCCTGTTCCGCGACGCCCGGCTGCTGCGCCTGTTCGAAGGCACCAGCCAGATCATGCAGGTGGTGATCGCCCGCGACATGGTCGCCTAA
- the ubiG gene encoding bifunctional 2-polyprenyl-6-hydroxyphenol methylase/3-demethylubiquinol 3-O-methyltransferase UbiG yields MAPSPNPADFVSQSADPGELAQFARHARDWWDREGPFAPLHRINPARLGYVRSQAVRHLRLRGGPRPLDGITALDIGCGGGLVAEPLARMGAETLGIDLVPASIAAARQHAKGQGLPLTYRVASAEEVAESGRMFDLVTCLEVVEHVTSPRAFLATVGALVKPGGVLVLSTLNRNLASLAFGKIAAEYLLRWVPAGTHDWRKFLHPSELAAPVRAAGLRVVDVTGLNLHPVYGWQARGPATVNYLLCAVKPAERADA; encoded by the coding sequence ATGGCCCCAAGCCCGAACCCCGCCGATTTCGTGTCGCAGAGCGCCGATCCGGGCGAGCTGGCGCAGTTCGCCCGCCACGCCCGCGACTGGTGGGACCGCGAAGGCCCGTTCGCGCCGCTGCACCGAATCAACCCGGCCCGCCTCGGCTATGTGCGCAGCCAGGCCGTCCGGCACCTGCGCCTGCGCGGCGGTCCGCGGCCGCTCGACGGTATCACGGCGCTCGACATCGGCTGCGGCGGCGGCCTGGTGGCCGAACCGCTGGCCCGCATGGGGGCGGAAACGCTGGGCATCGATCTCGTCCCCGCCAGCATCGCCGCCGCCCGCCAGCACGCCAAGGGCCAGGGCCTGCCGCTCACCTACCGGGTCGCCAGCGCCGAGGAGGTGGCGGAGTCCGGCCGCATGTTCGATCTGGTCACCTGCCTGGAAGTGGTGGAGCACGTCACCTCCCCCCGCGCCTTCCTCGCCACGGTGGGGGCGCTGGTGAAGCCGGGCGGCGTGCTGGTGCTCTCCACCCTGAACCGCAACCTGGCCTCCCTCGCCTTCGGCAAGATCGCGGCGGAATACCTGCTGCGCTGGGTGCCGGCGGGGACCCATGACTGGCGCAAATTCCTGCACCCGTCCGAACTGGCCGCACCGGTGCGCGCGGCCGGCCTGCGGGTGGTGGATGTGACCGGCCTGAACCTGCACCCGGTCTATGGCTGGCAGGCGCGCGGCCCCGCCACGGTCAACTATCTGCTGTGCGCGGTGAAGCCGGCGGAGCGCGCCGATGCCTGA